One Vanessa cardui chromosome 17, ilVanCard2.1, whole genome shotgun sequence DNA window includes the following coding sequences:
- the LOC124536624 gene encoding protein gustavus isoform X1, translating to MCTPLPTWWFVPTGMPAALDLTRYKSGVRSVRGGGGGGGVGGAEEARRGGLKALPKRARTRCRGMNMGQKLSGGVKSVSRECTAPFKAVVARELAPEPPRPARLDALLDAPPAHPDTQLKHAWNPDDRSLNIFVKEEDALTFHRHPVAQSTDCIRGRVGYSRGLHCWEVVWPARQRGTHAVVGVATAHAPLHSVGYQSLVGATDQSWGWDLGRNKVYHNAKGTGGSGTTYPALLRPDEQFLVPDRLLVVLDMDEGTLAFCADGRYLGVAARGLRGKTLYPIVSAVWGHAEITMKYIGGLDPEPLPLMELCRRVIRQRVGRARLRAAASRLALPPALTAYLLYRAP from the exons GTACAAGAGCGGGGTGCGCTCAGTGAGGGGCGGGGGTGGGGGCGGCGGCGTCGGCGGCGCAGAagaggcgcggcgcggcggcctCAAGGCGCTGCCGAAGCGCGCCCGCACTCGCTGCAGGGGTATGAACATGGGGCAAAAGTTGTCCGGCGGTGTCAAGTCGGTGTCGCGCGAGTGCACGGCGCCGTTCAAGGCGGTAGTGGCTCGCGAGCTGGCCCCCGAGCCGCCCCGGCCTGCGCGCCTCGACGCGCTGCTAGACGCGCCGCCTGCGCATCCCGACACACAATTGAAGCACGCGTGGAACCCAGATGACCG GTCGTTAAACATATTCGTTAAAGAGGAAGACGCGTTAACATTCCACCGACACCCGGTGGCTCAAAGTACGGACTGCATCCGCGGTCGTGTCGGCTACTCGCGCGGGCTGCACTGCTGGGAGGTGGTGTGGCCCGCGCGGCAGCGCGGCACGCACGCGGTGGTGGGCGTGGCCACTGCGCACGCGCCCCTACACTCGGTCGGCTACCAAAGCCTCGTGGGAGCGACAGACCAAAGCTGGGGATGGGATCTCGGAAGAAATAAG GTATACCACAACGCGAAGGGCACGGGCGGCAGCGGCACCACGTACCCGGCGCTGCTACGGCCCGACGAGCAGTTCCTCGTGCCGGACCGGTTGCTCGTCGTGCTAGACATGGACGAGGGCACGCTCGCCTTCTGCGCGGACGGCCGCTACCTCGGCGTGGCGGCGCGCGGCCTGCGCGGGAAGACGCTCTACCCTATCGTCTCCGCGGTCTGGGGACACGCCGAAATTACTATGAAGTATATAGGCGGGCTCGATC CCGAGCCGCTGCCGCTAATGGAGCTGTGCCGACGCGTGATCCGCCAGCGCGTGGGGCGCGCGCGCCTGCGCGCCGCCGCGTCGCGCCTGGCGCTGCCGCCCGCGCTCACTGCCTACCTGCTGTACCGCGCGCCCtag
- the LOC124536626 gene encoding uncharacterized protein LOC124536626 has product MDNHLTPKKIQRLMHLAEDKSFNLQRRQQTFHNDDVQSSVGSNQMAFNRTGTNYESSSGILDLERVEGFGESGIDNISLSKSTAFNPGEMTGRSTGTEDIKEPLSSARAFEEYGRHSMALDSITSHMDKQTSEINDLMRHSIATNYSFHSKRDLTADEASLVMREAPLPVQHSTQANFQDSLQMSNSNMSVGAYFQNRCPEFGKILCNVDSPDRPSISDVSLIGPSDVQGNPNNTYKMDTTLDRVPVRQPRIDKSQPQNIVANLFPTKVQDMTNLSAKPSLMDISNMKLNKSSVPAKSYAQMAGAKIINHSANPKMFTAPKPTDILLRNLQSSMRLVSEDTECSTENSLSISKIADYLGKQSNVSVTDILQLNNQTKQVNKKQPLTELHMNILENKKAKQDVFVTNLKDTKNIETASSSGTVNTVISLDKLKLNEEKDVPSVIVTRHSMDTQGTDSDDVKMHRMAPSHSPSSTSQSTLSTVQEAASFKSGDSPLHCSKGEVNTTHTPFPNFEYRELDKSVDWQEVLQHKLLKQESLAKEKWAEIISTPIKGFVGVSAAVSITVTTLIDSWLTAKFEFDELPNGGRDLTIELPRQPLLLSPGKTEKFTLHITSNIELEQYLPFTMYLKDASVDGDVEQKGHLEVSIKMPTIQALSCDGVNKVTFPTIQEKSTLTKYFVLISDCCEDLQLELSVAEGDSMFVIKSVQEIIKNDVSKALMERNASTEDSQVKIKMKGMNKQLCRLSSGNAIKVTITFVAPKLLELELTEKMVTFKGTLNVNLIGVNTILKKVNLVGSVGSASLEVQLPSGKLHLTNETTTIKLCNTGAVTGIWAVKFRSNTSKDNQFPFKVSATKLEIRPESVKELSLIYTGPPDAVSDGTLILEDTATGNITKIDIIGGSDKPKTFPVKTNYNNMSWVRAGRKELSLKNSTNKKIQIRCQIVGEGFLIDSPGIEARGTFILSFGPCECRPLPIIFAPNSCMPHAAALHLVFDKNSDYSRKIKLHGCGGGEALRWSGAVTYGLTALVRAVSRAPLDLALYNKAPSPAFVYAQVHFNLQYRFIAAESQLLGSRRIVNRRSKHSITLLVPWNKLERRLRGSDATALATVTVITGPEFTRRRILRIIKDQSTGELDASALPDHLKVLVEPFEGEDLSMDAYLENFSETKACLNELIEGLQELTAQIDLPQDLGEENTILISDDTMLEHHTLCD; this is encoded by the exons atggataaCCATTTAACTCCCAAGAAAATACAAAGATTAATGCACTTAGCCGAAGACAAATCCTTTAATTTGCAAAGACGACAGCAAACTTTTCATAATGATGACGTACAAAG CAGCGTTGGTTCAAATCAAATGGCTTTCAATAGAACTGGAACCAATTACGAATCATCATCGGGAATCTTAGACTTGGAACGCGTTGaag GTTTTGGTGAATCAGGTATCGATAATATTTCACTGAGTAAATCG ACTGCATTCAATCCAGGTGAAATGACAGGAAGATCCACAGGGACTGAAGATATTAAAGAGCCACTTAGTTCGGCAAGAGCATTTGAAGAATATGGTCGCCACTCAATGGCTTTAGATAGCATTACGAGCCACATGGACAAACAGACTTcagaaattaatgatttaatgagACATTCAATAGCTACAAATTATTCATTTCACTCAAAG AGAGATCTAACAGCGGATGAAGCATCTCTCGTGATGAGAGAGGCTCCTCTTCCTGTGCAGCATAGCACTCAAGCCAATTTTCAAGACAGCTTACA GATGAGCAATTCAAACATGTCAGTTGGAGCATATTTTCAAAACAGGTGTCCAGAGTTTGGGAAAATACTCTGTAACGTCGATAGTCCAGACAGGCCAAGCATATCAGATG TATCATTAATTGGCCCGTCAGACGTACAAGGCAACCCAAACAATACATACAAGATGGATACAACTCTAGACCGTGTACCAGTGAGACAGCCTCGTATTGATAAATCACAGCCGCAAAACATAGTTGCCAATCTATTCCCAACAAAAGTACAAGACATGACCAATTTATCTGCTAAACCTTCACTGATGGATATATCTAACATGAAGCTCAATAAAAGTTCGGTACCCGCGAAAAGTTATGCGCAAATGGCTGGAGCAAAAATTATAAACCACAGTGCGAATCCAAAAATGTTTACGGCTCCCAAACCCACGGACATATTGCTGAGAAACTTACAGTCGTCAATGCGTCTGGTGTCAGAAGATACCGAATGTTCTACGGAGAACTCCTTGAGTATTTCCAAAATAGCGGATTATCTAG gaaAACAATCAAATGTCAGTGTTACAGATATATTACAGCTAAACAATCAAACCAAGCAAGTAAATAAGAAGCAGCCTCTCACTGAGCTACACATGAAcatattggaaaataaaaaagcaaaacaaGATGTTTTTGTGACCAATTTAAaggatacaaaaaatattgaaactgcCAGTTCATCGGGGACGGTTAACACAGTTATATCTCTCGACAAGTTAAAGCTTAATGAGGAGAAGGATGTGCCTTCTGTTATTGTTACTCGTCACTCAATGGATACCCAGGGTACTGATAGTGATGATGTAAAGATGCACCGAATGGCTCCGTCCCACTCACCGTCTAGCACGAGTCAGTCTACCCTCAGTACAGTACAAGAGGCTGCAAGTTTCAAATCTGGTGATAGTCCGTTGCACTGTAGTAAAG GCGAGGTTAATACAACGCATACGCCTTTCCCAAACTTTGAATATAGAGAATTAGATAAGTCAGTAGATTGGCAAGAGGTGTTACAGCATAAACTTTTGAAACAGGAGAGCTTAGCAAAAG AAAAGTGGGCTGAAATCATATCAACTCCTATCAAAGGTTTCGTTG GCGTCAGCGCTGCTGTGTCTATCACGGTGACAACACTAATAGATAGCTGGCTGACTGCAAAGTTTGAATTTGATGAACTGCCCAACGGAGGAAGAGATCTCACTATCGAGTTACCTCGTCAACCGCTCCTATTATCACCCGGAAAAACGGAGAAGTTTACGTTACACATCACTTCTAATATAGAATTGGAACAGTACTTACCATTCACGATGTATTTAAAGGACGCCTCAGTAGATGGAGACGTGGAACAGAAAGGACATTTAGAAGTTAGTATAAAGATGCCAACAATACAAGCGTTATCCTGCGACGGAGTCAACAAGGTCACCTTCCCGACGATACAAGAGAAATCCACTTTAACCAAGTACTTCGTTCTAATCAGCGATTGTTGCGAAGATCTTCAATTAGAGTTGTCGGTAGCGGAGGGTGACAGTATGTTTGTGATAAAATCTGTTCAGGAAATAATAAAGAATGATGTTAGCAAAGCGCTAATGGAACGGAATGCCTCGACTGAGGATTCCCAagtgaaaattaaaatgaaaggcATGAACAAGCAGCTTTGCAGACTGAGTAGCGGCAATGCCATTAAAGTTACAATTACTTTTGTCGCGCCGAAGCTTTTGGAACTAGAATTAA cTGAAAAAATGGTCACCTTCAAAGGCACATTGAATGTTAATCTAATTGGAGTTAACACAATCCTGAAGAAGGTCAACCTCGTTGGGTCAGTCGGGAGTGCCAGTCTCGAAGTGCAATTACCGTCTGGTAAACTTCACCTCACAAATG AAACCACTACAATAAAACTATGTAATACTGGCGCAGTAACTGGAATTTGGGCAGTGAAATTTAGGAGCAATACGAGTAAAGACAATCAATTCCCTTTCAAAGTGTCTGCGACAAAACTGGAAATTCGTCCTGAAAGTGTTAAAGAACTGAGCCTCATCTACACCGGACCCCCGGACGCTGTCAGTGATGG GACTTTAATATTAGAAGATACAGCTACAGGAAACATAACTAAGATTGATATCATCGGAGGCTCAGATAAACCTAAAACTTTTCCTGTCAAaactaactataataatatgtcGTGGGTGCGGGCTGGTAGAAAGGAGCTCAGTTTGAAAAATTCTACAAACAAGAAAATTCAGATTCGCTGTCAAATAGTTGGCGAAGGTTTTCTCATTGACTCACCCGGAATCGAAGCGAGAGGAACATTCATACTTTCCTTCGGACCGTGCGAATGTAGGCCGTTGCCTATCATTTTCGCACCCAATTCCTGTATGCCGCATGCAGCTGCGTTGCATTTAGTATTCGACAAAAACAGCGACTACTCGAGAAAG ATCAAGCTGCACGGCTGCGGCGGCGGCGAGGCGCTGCGCTGGTCGGGCGCGGTGACGTACGGGCTCACGGCGCTCGTGCGCGCCGTGTCGCGCGCGCCGCTCGACTTGGCGCTCTACAACAAGGCGCCCAGCCCCGCCTTCGTCTACGCGCAGGTGCACTTCAACC TACAATACAGATTCATAGCAGCTGAATCACAGTTACTCGGTAGTCGTCGTATAGTCAATCGTCGCTCGAAGCATTCCATAACGTTGCTCGTTCCGTGGAACAAACTGGAGCGACGTTTGCGCGGCAGTGACGCCACCGCGCTTGCCACGGTCACCGTCATCACGGGCCCGGAGTTCACTCGCCGGAGGATACTCAG GATAATCAAGGACCAATCAACTGGAGAATTAGATGCGTCCGCACTACCAGATCACTTAAAAGTTTTAGTGGAGCCTTTCGAAGGAGAAGATCTGTCTATGGATGCTTATTTAGAGAATTTCAGTGAAACCAAg gCTTGTCTGAATGAACTAATTGAAGGTCTTCAAGAATTGACGGCCCAAATTGATTTACCTCAAGATCTTGGAGAAGAAAATACTATTCTTATAAGTGATGATACAATGCTTGAACATCATACACTTTgtgattga
- the LOC124536624 gene encoding protein gustavus isoform X2, which translates to MSCERRTKAARFLDLRYKSGVRSVRGGGGGGGVGGAEEARRGGLKALPKRARTRCRGMNMGQKLSGGVKSVSRECTAPFKAVVARELAPEPPRPARLDALLDAPPAHPDTQLKHAWNPDDRSLNIFVKEEDALTFHRHPVAQSTDCIRGRVGYSRGLHCWEVVWPARQRGTHAVVGVATAHAPLHSVGYQSLVGATDQSWGWDLGRNKVYHNAKGTGGSGTTYPALLRPDEQFLVPDRLLVVLDMDEGTLAFCADGRYLGVAARGLRGKTLYPIVSAVWGHAEITMKYIGGLDPEPLPLMELCRRVIRQRVGRARLRAAASRLALPPALTAYLLYRAP; encoded by the exons ATGTCCTGTGAAAGGAGAACAAAGGCCGCCCGTTTCCTCGACCTGCG GTACAAGAGCGGGGTGCGCTCAGTGAGGGGCGGGGGTGGGGGCGGCGGCGTCGGCGGCGCAGAagaggcgcggcgcggcggcctCAAGGCGCTGCCGAAGCGCGCCCGCACTCGCTGCAGGGGTATGAACATGGGGCAAAAGTTGTCCGGCGGTGTCAAGTCGGTGTCGCGCGAGTGCACGGCGCCGTTCAAGGCGGTAGTGGCTCGCGAGCTGGCCCCCGAGCCGCCCCGGCCTGCGCGCCTCGACGCGCTGCTAGACGCGCCGCCTGCGCATCCCGACACACAATTGAAGCACGCGTGGAACCCAGATGACCG GTCGTTAAACATATTCGTTAAAGAGGAAGACGCGTTAACATTCCACCGACACCCGGTGGCTCAAAGTACGGACTGCATCCGCGGTCGTGTCGGCTACTCGCGCGGGCTGCACTGCTGGGAGGTGGTGTGGCCCGCGCGGCAGCGCGGCACGCACGCGGTGGTGGGCGTGGCCACTGCGCACGCGCCCCTACACTCGGTCGGCTACCAAAGCCTCGTGGGAGCGACAGACCAAAGCTGGGGATGGGATCTCGGAAGAAATAAG GTATACCACAACGCGAAGGGCACGGGCGGCAGCGGCACCACGTACCCGGCGCTGCTACGGCCCGACGAGCAGTTCCTCGTGCCGGACCGGTTGCTCGTCGTGCTAGACATGGACGAGGGCACGCTCGCCTTCTGCGCGGACGGCCGCTACCTCGGCGTGGCGGCGCGCGGCCTGCGCGGGAAGACGCTCTACCCTATCGTCTCCGCGGTCTGGGGACACGCCGAAATTACTATGAAGTATATAGGCGGGCTCGATC CCGAGCCGCTGCCGCTAATGGAGCTGTGCCGACGCGTGATCCGCCAGCGCGTGGGGCGCGCGCGCCTGCGCGCCGCCGCGTCGCGCCTGGCGCTGCCGCCCGCGCTCACTGCCTACCTGCTGTACCGCGCGCCCtag
- the LOC124536624 gene encoding protein gustavus isoform X3: MNMGQKLSGGVKSVSRECTAPFKAVVARELAPEPPRPARLDALLDAPPAHPDTQLKHAWNPDDRSLNIFVKEEDALTFHRHPVAQSTDCIRGRVGYSRGLHCWEVVWPARQRGTHAVVGVATAHAPLHSVGYQSLVGATDQSWGWDLGRNKVYHNAKGTGGSGTTYPALLRPDEQFLVPDRLLVVLDMDEGTLAFCADGRYLGVAARGLRGKTLYPIVSAVWGHAEITMKYIGGLDPEPLPLMELCRRVIRQRVGRARLRAAASRLALPPALTAYLLYRAP, translated from the exons ATGAACATGGGGCAAAAGTTGTCCGGCGGTGTCAAGTCGGTGTCGCGCGAGTGCACGGCGCCGTTCAAGGCGGTAGTGGCTCGCGAGCTGGCCCCCGAGCCGCCCCGGCCTGCGCGCCTCGACGCGCTGCTAGACGCGCCGCCTGCGCATCCCGACACACAATTGAAGCACGCGTGGAACCCAGATGACCG GTCGTTAAACATATTCGTTAAAGAGGAAGACGCGTTAACATTCCACCGACACCCGGTGGCTCAAAGTACGGACTGCATCCGCGGTCGTGTCGGCTACTCGCGCGGGCTGCACTGCTGGGAGGTGGTGTGGCCCGCGCGGCAGCGCGGCACGCACGCGGTGGTGGGCGTGGCCACTGCGCACGCGCCCCTACACTCGGTCGGCTACCAAAGCCTCGTGGGAGCGACAGACCAAAGCTGGGGATGGGATCTCGGAAGAAATAAG GTATACCACAACGCGAAGGGCACGGGCGGCAGCGGCACCACGTACCCGGCGCTGCTACGGCCCGACGAGCAGTTCCTCGTGCCGGACCGGTTGCTCGTCGTGCTAGACATGGACGAGGGCACGCTCGCCTTCTGCGCGGACGGCCGCTACCTCGGCGTGGCGGCGCGCGGCCTGCGCGGGAAGACGCTCTACCCTATCGTCTCCGCGGTCTGGGGACACGCCGAAATTACTATGAAGTATATAGGCGGGCTCGATC CCGAGCCGCTGCCGCTAATGGAGCTGTGCCGACGCGTGATCCGCCAGCGCGTGGGGCGCGCGCGCCTGCGCGCCGCCGCGTCGCGCCTGGCGCTGCCGCCCGCGCTCACTGCCTACCTGCTGTACCGCGCGCCCtag